One genomic segment of Gammaproteobacteria bacterium includes these proteins:
- a CDS encoding isomerizing glutamine--fructose-6-phosphate transaminase has translation DNTLFVTLSQSGETADTLSALRSLNSDKYCGSLCICNVPESSLVRESDLVMMTRAGPEIGVASTKAFTTQLVAMLLLVVSLGRIQQRLDDKTIAAIIGELSSLPRQIDELLRLEASIEVIAEDFVDKQHALFLGRGEHYPISMEGALKLKEISYIHAEAYPAGELKHGPLALVDADMPVIVVAPNDDLLEKLHSNMQEVKARGGKLYVFAHRGAHLEADADDVVIEMDCDTDYITPILSVVPLQILAYHVAVLRGTDVDQPRNLAKSVTVE, from the coding sequence GGATAACACGCTGTTTGTTACCTTGTCGCAATCCGGTGAAACCGCCGACACGCTGTCTGCCCTGCGCAGTCTGAACTCGGATAAATACTGCGGCAGCCTGTGCATATGCAACGTACCTGAATCTTCGCTGGTGCGCGAATCCGACCTGGTGATGATGACTCGCGCCGGACCTGAAATCGGCGTCGCCTCGACCAAGGCCTTTACCACCCAGCTGGTGGCGATGCTGTTACTGGTTGTATCGCTCGGTCGAATTCAGCAGCGGCTCGACGATAAAACCATTGCCGCAATCATCGGTGAATTGAGTTCTCTGCCACGACAAATCGATGAGTTGCTGCGGCTGGAGGCAAGCATCGAAGTCATCGCCGAGGACTTCGTCGACAAACAACATGCATTGTTCCTCGGCCGCGGTGAACATTACCCGATCTCGATGGAAGGCGCTTTGAAGCTCAAGGAAATATCCTACATCCATGCCGAGGCTTACCCGGCAGGCGAGCTCAAACACGGCCCGCTGGCGCTGGTCGATGCCGATATGCCGGTCATCGTCGTGGCGCCGAACGACGACCTGCTGGAAAAACTGCACTCCAACATGCAGGAAGTCAAGGCCCGTGGCGGCAAGCTTTATGTGTTCGCGCATCGCGGCGCGCACCTCGAAGCCGACGCCGACGATGTCGTCATCGAGATGGATTGCGATACCGACTACATTACCCCAATCCTGTCGGTGGTCCCGCTGCAGATCCTTGCCTATCACGTTGCGGTCCTGCGCGGCACCGATGTCGACCAGCCGCGTAACCTGGCGAAGTCGGTTACAGTAGAGTAA